A single Dermacentor variabilis isolate Ectoservices chromosome 9, ASM5094787v1, whole genome shotgun sequence DNA region contains:
- the LOC142557375 gene encoding iripin-3-like produces MMASVVAAVLLCGAFLAPTCAQDAELRHARANNGFGVALFKELCSKTVDQNVFFSPASVSIALGMLYAGAGGGTLEELSSVLGLANAGLVDRDAVLTAYKSLLETKPANATLDIANTVLIQKDFEILDQYRNDVVKYFQAEVRSVDFVRDGSRATAEINEWVKAKTEGKIPKLLDEALPMNTAAFLINAVYFKGTWVTKFQARDTKPLPFYNHGRDEVKVATMSIRRRFGYAVVDELEARALEVPYAGDRFSMIIVLPKSRTGLPTVEARLTAGLVDKIATRLTRGDVQLWLPKFELRTDYDLVKPLRRLGLESAFGGRADFSGISGRNDLAVSDVKHKAMVEVGEEGTVAAAVTSVSLRWKTTSVRRLPPIALRVEHPFAFFIWDKVSMQALFMGAVRSLN; encoded by the coding sequence ATGATGGCCTCAGTCGTTGCCGCAGTCCTGCTGTGCGGAGCATTCCTAGCTCCAACCTGCGCGCAAGATGCCGAACTTCGGCACGCTCGGGCCAACAACGGATTCGGCGTTGCGCTCTTCAAGGAACTCTGTTCGAAGACTGTGGACCAGAACGTTTTCTTTTCGCCCGCGAGTGTCAGCATCGCCTTGGGAATGCTGTACGCCGGAGCTGGGGGCGGTACACTCGAGGAGTTGTCTTCCGTACTGGGACTTGCGAACGCCGGGCTAGTCGACCGGGATGCCGTGCTAACGGCGTACAAGTCGCTCCTCGAGACGAAGCCCGCGAACGCCACGCTGGACATAGCCAACACGGTACTCATCCAGAAGGACTTCGAGATCCTGGACCAGTACAGAAATGACGTGGTCAAGTACTTCCAAGCAGAGGTGAGGTCGGTGGACTTCGTTCGGGATGGTTCTAGAGCGACGGCCGAAATTAACGAATGGGTGAAAGCGAAGACCGAGGGAAAGATCCCGAAGCTCCTGGACGAGGCTCTGCCGATGAACACCGCCGCGTTTCTCATCAACGCCGTCTACTTCAAAGGGACGTGGGTGACCAAGTTCCAAGCGCGGGACACCAAGCCGCTACCTTTCTACAACCACGGTCGAGACGAGGTGAAAGTGGCCACCATGTCGATTCGTCGGCGATTCGGCTACGCCGTGGTGGACGAACTGGAGGCGAGGGCCTTGGAAGTCCCTTACGCGGGAGACAGGTTCAGCATGATCATCGTGCTTCCGAAGAGCAGGACCGGGCTGCCGACGGTCGAAGCCCGCCTGACAGCCGGCCTGGTGGATAAGATCGCGACTCGCCTGACGCGGGGAGACGTCCAGCTGTGGCTGCCCAAGTTCGAGCTGCGTACCGACTACGACCTCGTGAAGCCGCTCCGACGGCTGGGGCTCGAAAGCGCCTTTGGCGGCCGTGCGGACTTCTCGGGCATCAGCGGCAGGAACGACCTGGCGGTGTCCGACGTCAAGCACAAGGCCATGGTCGAAGTTGGCGAGGAAGGCACTGTGGCTGCTGCCGTCACGTCGGTCAGTTTGAGGTGGAAGACAACAAGCGTTCGACGTCTGCCTCCCATTGCGCTCCGCGTCGAGCACCCGTTCGCGTTCTTCATTTGGGACAAAGTGAGCATGCAGGCGCTTTTCATGGGGGCGGTTAGGAGTCTCAACTGA